GGCCAAAGCGAAGGAGAAGAAGTAGAAGAGCTGCGGGAAGTTCAGACAGGCTTCGTGGCTGCTCCGGTCGCCGACCACGATGCCGTTGTTCCAAATAATAAACCCGGCAAAACCCAGAGCCACGCAGATATAGGGCCATGCGGTCACCACAACCACCTTCAGATTATTTGGCATGGTGACGTACAACAAAAAGCGGAGAACCTTCTCCACACCGGTAAGCGAGAAGGGGATGTGGATGGGGAGCTTCTCGTCTCGTTTCTTCACCTGCTCTGTCCTCCAGGCTTCCTCCATCTTCTGGGTCACGACCGTGCCGGCACAGAAGGCCACCCAGATGATGTTGGTTTGGCGGAACAGGATTGCGCACACGCCAAGCAGCGCGGCGGCCTTGTGGCAGCCATAGAGCGCCATCAGGTAGGTGAACAGGGTGAAGAACGTGGACCCGGCGTCGGTGTAGTAGAGGAACGTGAAGAAGTAGAGAACGGGGAaggtggagagagaaagagtggagaGAAGTCGGCGCCAGGCTGTGCgagactgggggggggggacaacaACAAACACTAAATTCACAATCACAGCGATATTAAATACAATCATGGGAGGCCGATGGCGCCCCAACTGTCCGTAAGCCCTTCGTCTGTTAGACGACTGCCTTGATCAAAGTGTCTAAGATCTAAGGTCTAAGTGGCCGGTCTTTTCTGGAATGGCCTGATGGGTTTGCGGCTCCAACTCTCTGATTAGGTTAAATCCTTTAATCTCACTGTGAGTGAATATTCAACCAAAATAAGTTTAAAGCAGCAtattaaaagacataaaaagagGATGAAGAATGATCACACGAGGCAATAAGAACATATTAAAAGTCTAAGTGTTCCCAGCCTTGTTCAGTGTGTGTATAAGGAAGCCAGCTCCTTGTCCACAGTTCTACAGGCCTGATTGGCTGGACCGGCCgtccaatttacatttatggcattgatcagacgccattatccagagcgacttacagtcagtagttacagggacagtccccctggagacacaagtgtcttgctcagggacccaatggtagtaagcgggatttgaacctgggttttcgggttcataggcaagtgtgctgcccactaggctactaccacccaccccgTCCGTGATCCAGACCTTcagcagtgtgagtgtgagctACCTTGTCTTTGAGGTGCACTTTGCAGATGATGAGATGGAGCAGGTAGAGGTTCCCGCAGTTGAAGAGCAGATTAATGAAGCGCAGCATGCCTGAGGAGCACACCACCTTCCCCGACAGATCAGCCAACCACACCGCCGGTTTGATCACCCCCACCGAGATCAAGTACAGACCAGGTAGGGTGGTGATCATCGGGTCCCACTAAGGAGAAAAATTCTGAGCGGGTCAGTGTTCCTATGAATTAACATTCTTTTTGACTTTCCAAATGATATCACAGTCACAAAAGAGCCATATTTTATTCCGAATAGAACAACACATGATATTTGATTTCCTCTCAGCACCTTAAAATCCAGGAAACGGGTCCTGGAATGGGTCAGTGGTGGAACCAGAATGATTTTCATAGATCTGACTCCCGTATCACGGCTCTTGTCTTAATTTATTATCACCcgtagcctcatattttagcattaCTTGGCaaataaagatgaattttgTTCAAGGAGTATGTACAGGTTCAACTTCACCCAACTACAACAAACGTAAAGTTCTCCGCCCTTCAGCAGGTCTTAGATCTTAGGCAGGTGATAGTGTGTAATTTAGTTGGTTTAGTCTCTGTTGAACAGCAGTGGTTGATTTAAGTCTCGCTATACAAACGttcacatttgcagcatttatcagacgcccttatccagagcgacttacaatcagtagttacagggacagtcccccccccctggagcaacttagggttaagtgtcttgctcagggacacaatggtagtaagtgaacctgggtcttctggtccataggcgagtgtgttacccactaggctactaccaccctaacatgAAGCTCAGAGTTGTGGTGAGGATCGGAATCGATTAAAATAAAGGTACAACAGAACGATCTTTGAAAAACCAGACGCACCTCGTTAAACTTGCCCTCGCAGTATTTTTGGGCTTGTGGCACATGAAATATTTCGTCCATGTAGGGCTCCCTTTGCTCCCTGGTTATCTTGGAAAACAAAAGGCAGGAAACCAGAAAGTTGACGCTGCAGAGCGCAGTGAAAACGTATCCTTCAAACCTCTCCATCTTCttctgacaaataaaaaaacaacaactaaatAACGCTAGCTATCAAAGTCCATCATTTGAAGAAGTATTCGCTGATGATGATCCCCAAAACGTTACATATTGTGAAGCTGCAGGTTGCTGTTGACAGCTGGCTTGTGTAACACTTTCACTGCGTCCGTACTGACACACTGACCTAATATAAAAGTTCCTAGTATcgtttttcatatttttgatgTTCTGAATCTCTACGGTTTTGTGAATTGCATCAGAGATTGTACTATTGGTCTTTTTGTGCAAAACTGTTATCTGTAGAATTTTCTCGGCAGGAATGTTCCGTCTTGGTCCGTGTGCAACGCTGTTTTGCTTCCGTCCGTCGCGGACGTGTGCGTGTCGCTGCGCGGTTTTCTCTTCACTTTTTGACGGCCATGCATGTAACTCATGAGCTGGAGCTCTTCCCCGAATATAGTGTGACGCAGATGCTTTTCACGGATGTGAAAAACGCCGCGGCCCTGAGGAAAAGTGCGATGGAGGGCCAGATAAACGGCGCCTTGATCAATCCGGCCATGGTGAGAGCGCTGTCGGCCGATTCTGCGTCAGCCAGGCGGCCGCTTTCTCTAAAAGTCCGAATTTCCCCACAGCTCGTGGATCCCTTCCAAGCGCTGGTGGCCGCAAACAAGGCTGTCCACCTGCAGAAGGCTGGCAAGATGAAGACCAGAAGCCTCCTCTCTGAAATCATCTTTAATCTCTCGCCCACGAACAACGTGAGTGACTCGCCTGCAgcgacgtccttatccagacttacagtcagtagttacagggccagtcccccccggagacactcagggttaagtgtcttgctcagggacacaatggtagtaagtggggtttgaacctgggtctgctggtgACCAGTCTGGTAAAGATTTCAGAAGCGTTCCGGAGGTTTGGCATGTCGGACGGAGACGGCGCTGTGCACGTAGTCACGGTTCATCCCAGAGAGGACATGTCCGACGTGGACACCATCCTGGCCAGAGTGGAAGGTCGGCAGGTTCCTGTGGGAGAGATCTCCACCTTCACCGACGTCCCCGGGATAAAGAAGGTGGGCCGGCGCCGGCGCCGCAGCAGCCGGAGTTCCAACCGACCTGCTGTCGTGGGTTAATGCAGCGTGTCTGTCTTCTGTTTCAGCTGTACAAGGTCACCCCTTCGGAAGAGAAGTGTGGGAGTCTCCTGGAGGCCGTGGTCTGTCGGATGGCCGTGAAAGATGTTGTGTAGTCCTGGCACAAGAGGACTGTGCTTtctataatatgtatatatatcttttCCAAATGTATACATCACACAAGTGAGATCAGAGAAAAAGTCCACTCCATGTGTTGCCTATAAAAACCCATCAAACGCTCgcatttcagcattttgtgttgttttattttttaatgcccTTTACATTAATATGCAGCGCCTGCACATATAATAAAAAGTTCTCTGTCAATACATTTGGTCCATGTGATGCTTATTACTTAGTTTTTCTGAgcaaaatggaattaaaaaatgtagaCTACAGCTATTTATATTTCTCAGGCACCTGAGAAGGTCAGCTCTACCACAATGGCACGTTCTGAGAGATTTCTGATTATTCCATTCTTAATGGAACCTGGACTAGAACTGATATCACCGGATCAGTTCCTGCTTCCATTTCAACACGAACGTCTTACTTTCTCCATTCGTCTGGTTTGTGGTTCTCTAATCATGGCGGCGAAATCTCTGAAGTCGGGGTCAGAGGGCAGAGCTGAAGGTGCCTGGAAGTGTGGGGACTCAGTCCGGGAAGTTGGCGAGCTCGTCCTTGCCGATGTTTCCTCCGCTCAAGATGACCACAGCGCTCTTCCCGGCGAGGTCGGGTATTTTGTGGTTAACGACGGCAGCGAAGCCGGCAGATCCCGAAGCCTCGACCAGGAAGCCGGAGTTGTACAAGGTCGACACGGCCTTCTTGATCTCCTCGTCGCTCACCAGCACGATCCCCTCGACGAACTTCTGACACAGCTGGAAGGGGAGGGCTCCtggtacacaacacacaccacggCATCAGAACCCGGTACCGGCCAGCCCGACCGATACAATCGCATCAGAGTCAACTTTTGATGTAAAAGGTGGAGCGGATACCAGCGGAGGGTGGTGCCAGTCCTGAAGCGATGCTCTTGGCGTCCATGCCCACCGGCTTCTTCTCAACAAAGCTCCGGTACATGGTGCACGCTGTTGGATGGAGCGCTTTGCGTTAAGAAGGGTCGGTGGATCGCGAATGTGTCGCGGGCGCGGCAGCGATGGGGTGTCACCTCCTTCTGGCTCCACTCCGTAGATCCTGGTGTGCGCGCGTCCCGAGAGCTTGATGGCGGCGGCCACGCCGGCTAGTAACCCACCTCCTCCACAGCACACGACCACCACGTCCGGACTGGGCATCGCGTCCAAGATTTCGAAGCCTATGCTACGCAGCGGACAGAAAACCTGTTACCAGCACAGTAGTCGCATCAATAGTTAAGCGCATTTGGTTTAATGACGGGCATCTTCTACCTTGCGTGCCCCGCAATCAAGTCAAGGTCATCGTACGAATGCAGAAGAGTCATGTTGTCCTGTTCGACGCACCGGTTCACCACGTTCATCAAGGCGGACGTGGGCACGCGTTCCACCGCTATTCCAAAGCTCTGTCGATAAAGAAGGCTGTTAAAACGCGCGCAGACTGTGCCCGTGACCTGCCGAATACGTAACTTACTTGTATTAATACAGATCTGGATATTGGGGCGGAGTCAGGCATGACCACTTTCCCTTCGGATCCGTAGTGTTTAGCAGCGAAAGAAAAGGCCTTCCCATAGTTCCCCGCAGACATGGTCACGAAGCGGCCACCTCCTGGTCTCCGGGCAAACTGATTGGCAACCCCTCTTATTTTAAAAGAACCTGTCCAGCCCCAAAGCGAGCGTGATCGTGAATAAAGATCCGATAGGTGTCGCCACGGCGTGTCAGGCGTAACCCACCGGTCCTCTGCATGTTCTCCAGCTTGAGGTGCACGTCGCAGGTACTGTCGAGGGGCAGCGTGGTTCGGCTCCAGGGGACGATGGGCGTGTCGACCACACCCAGCGGGCTGGACCTCACCGTCTCCCTGGCCGCTTTCAGCATCTCCAG
The Denticeps clupeoides chromosome 15, fDenClu1.1, whole genome shotgun sequence DNA segment above includes these coding regions:
- the tprkb gene encoding EKC/KEOPS complex subunit TPRKB isoform X2 gives rise to the protein MHVTHELELFPEYSVTQMLFTDVKNAAALRKSAMEGQINGALINPAMLVDPFQALVAANKAVHLQKAGKMKTRSLLSEIIFNLSPTNNISEAFRRFGMSDGDGAVHVVTVHPREDMSDVDTILARVEGRQVPVGEISTFTDVPGIKKLYKVTPSEEKCGSLLEAVVCRMAVKDVV
- the alg10 gene encoding dol-P-Glc:Glc(2)Man(9)GlcNAc(2)-PP-Dol alpha-1,2-glucosyltransferase isoform X1, whose translation is MERFEGYVFTALCSVNFLVSCLLFSKITREQREPYMDEIFHVPQAQKYCEGKFNEWDPMITTLPGLYLISVGVIKPAVWLADLSGKVVCSSGMLRFINLLFNCGNLYLLHLIICKVHLKDKSRTAWRRLLSTLSLSTFPVLYFFTFLYYTDAGSTFFTLFTYLMALYGCHKAAALLGVCAILFRQTNIIWVAFCAGTVVTQKMEEAWRTEQVKKRDEKLPIHIPFSLTGVEKVLRFLLYVTMPNNLKVVVVTAWPYICVALGFAGFIIWNNGIVVGDRSSHEACLNFPQLFYFFSFALAFSLPLTLCHLRVVRFLQSVRKRPVFYLLLVSVSLLLVWRFTLVHKYLLADNRHFPFYVWKRVYERHELVRYLLVPGYVFAGWVFTDTLKSRSPFWNLLFFACLAAATVPQRLLEFRYFILPYLLYRVHMPLPPAPRLLLESALYAAVNAATLHVFLHKPFQWPDSAAVQRFMW
- the LOC114764322 gene encoding uncharacterized protein LOC114764322 isoform X2, coding for MVDVDRITLEMLKAARETVRSSPLGVVDTPIVPWSRTTLPLDSTCDVHLKLENMQRTGSFKIRGVANQFARRPGGGRFVTMSAGNYGKAFSFAAKHYGSEGKVVMPDSAPISRSVLIQSFGIAVERVPTSALMNVVNRCVEQDNMTLLHSYDDLDLIAGHASIGFEILDAMPSPDVVVVCCGGGGLLAGVAAAIKLSGRAHTRIYGVEPEGACTMYRSFVEKKPVGMDAKSIASGLAPPSAGALPFQLCQKFVEGIVLVSDEEIKKAVSTLYNSGFLVEASGSAGFAAVVNHKIPDLAGKSAVVILSGGNIGKDELANFPD
- the LOC114764322 gene encoding uncharacterized protein LOC114764322 isoform X1; amino-acid sequence: MFVVRRVNTSGQKHVTGEVTGPPGCCFSRSSRLTFGPGAEVAGRKTTMVDVDRITLEMLKAARETVRSSPLGVVDTPIVPWSRTTLPLDSTCDVHLKLENMQRTGSFKIRGVANQFARRPGGGRFVTMSAGNYGKAFSFAAKHYGSEGKVVMPDSAPISRSVLIQSFGIAVERVPTSALMNVVNRCVEQDNMTLLHSYDDLDLIAGHASIGFEILDAMPSPDVVVVCCGGGGLLAGVAAAIKLSGRAHTRIYGVEPEGACTMYRSFVEKKPVGMDAKSIASGLAPPSAGALPFQLCQKFVEGIVLVSDEEIKKAVSTLYNSGFLVEASGSAGFAAVVNHKIPDLAGKSAVVILSGGNIGKDELANFPD
- the tprkb gene encoding EKC/KEOPS complex subunit TPRKB isoform X1: MHVTHELELFPEYSVTQMLFTDVKNAAALRKSAMEGQINGALINPAMVRALSADSASARRPLSLKVRISPQLVDPFQALVAANKAVHLQKAGKMKTRSLLSEIIFNLSPTNNISEAFRRFGMSDGDGAVHVVTVHPREDMSDVDTILARVEGRQVPVGEISTFTDVPGIKKLYKVTPSEEKCGSLLEAVVCRMAVKDVV
- the alg10 gene encoding dol-P-Glc:Glc(2)Man(9)GlcNAc(2)-PP-Dol alpha-1,2-glucosyltransferase isoform X2; protein product: MERFEGYVFTALCSVNFLVSCLLFSKITREQREPYMDEIFHVPQAQKYCEGKFNEWDPMITTLPGLYLISVGVIKPAVWLADLSGKVVCSSGMLRFINLLFNCGNLYLLHLIICKVHLKDKAASNYKRKEEDELS